The Helianthus annuus cultivar XRQ/B chromosome 15, HanXRQr2.0-SUNRISE, whole genome shotgun sequence genomic sequence TGTTGCACTTTCTATTAATTTTTGTATTTGATACACTTGttgtaacatttgtaactttTTAGGAAATGTGTTTTCTTTGTGGTTTGTATTTGTTTACCTGATGGCGGATGTGATCCCCCGAGGACATGGGGAGACAGAGCTGGGGATCCACCAAATCCGGATCTTTTTCGGAGAGGGACACACGAGACTGATGGTAAGTTATCAATTATTATTTAGTACTTTTATTACATTTATTATAAATGTTGTCactaattatatttaattttattttaattgcAGCGGTTCCCCCAAGGAAAGTTAGGGGGAAAGCCAAAAACCAAAAGCTTCGCAGGATGGTCAaagccggggggggggggggttctctTACATTCGATAGGGATGTAACGTATACTCCCGTCGGTGTATCGAGCGACTTATTTGCACACGAGGCGGGTATGTACATGTGGCGGACCATCTCGTTCGATAGAATGGGTTGGGAGAAACTTCTGACTCCTTATAGGGATGCCATCATGAACCACCTAAAGGTAAATAAGTTATTTCGCCTTAAACACCTTGAACCATTTTTTAAAAAACTTTCAATCTTATTTGAGTAAATTGCGACTTGTTTCAAAACCCCATTTGTAAGGCTGCTAGCGACCAGTTTGTACAACTGAACAAACATCAGGGAtaattttagcaatttactcatCTCTATTTTACCCAAACATTTTATTATATAAGTGTCTtcttttatatttattacaatGGCAGCGAAAACGCAGTGAAAACCCAGCAAACGGGTGCAAAAACGCAACAGTTTGctgctgcgtttgcagccgtaaacGCGCCGTTAAACGGCTGCGTTTTTACACCCGTTTGctgctgcgtttgcagccgtaaacGGGTGCAATAACGCAGCCGTTTGCAGCCGTAAACGCGAcgttaaacggctgcaaacgcagcaaCAAACGGGTATAAAAATGCCGCCGTTTGCTGCCGCGTTTGCAGCCGTAAACGCGTCGTTAATGTTTTAACGTTTTTATATAATGTTTTAACTTTTTTGTTTAATTCCTAGGAGAACTTCAATTTCGATGAAGTTGAACAGGATTTGGACGCTCATAACATGCAAGGCGGCATTAGACATGTGCTTATGAAGCGGTACTCCGGCCGCAAGAACGACGCTAAGAAAGAATTTCTTACTAATGGAGGTTTTGACGATGTCGAAAGAGCAAGGGCATACCACCCCAAGGATATGCCTTATGAAAACTGGCTGAAAACCGTTGATCACTTCTTGGACCCAATTAATATTGCAAGATGTGAGGCAAACACAATAGTCCGCCAACGTCAACAATTCCCAAACCATGGGGGTGCAACGTCATACAGTAGCACCGCCTACAAACATGTAATGTtttatatgtgtgtgtttgtatgtttatgtttatttaatAATCTAAGGTTTAATGTTAAACAGGGTTTGAAACGTCTTGATACGTACCGCAAAACTCACACCGATAAAGATGGGAATTTTGTTGACCCGGTAGCCGAGCAGAATTATGTAAGTATCTATCTAAAGTATTATTCtctatagtatatatatatatatatatatatatatatatatatatatatatatatatatataatcatctTCGTAAAATACAACTTAATTTAGAATGCGAGATTATGTGCGGAGAAAGCGGCGGTTCTCAACCGCCGAATGAGGCTGTCGTGTTTCAAATCGTGTTTGGTGATCGACGAGGATGGTTCCGGGGGCTTGGGCATAAACCTTCGAATATGCCATCGAACCCGTTTGGTGCGCAACCTCAAACCCCACAACCCCTTTCGGAGGTAAACTATACAATTTGACTTTAAAAATATAACATGTATCCAAACAATATCTAATATTACAATCTAACACTATAGGTTTTCAATATAATTTAGGCTTTTAGTTTTGgttcttttttttatataattgatCTTTGGTATGTTTCTTAGGATAACCAAATCAAATAAACCGAACAAATCTGTTGAATTTCGTTCAGTTAGACACATTTTTCATTAGGATTGATTCGGTTTAACAACATAACtgttaaaacttgttaaatagTAGTTCTACTGTTTGATCGAAGAGTCGGTTTTAGTTTTTGAAGTTTTGTAATGTTTCTTAGAGAACATTTTTTTATTCTGTTTCATCAGTTGAGGATTACATATATAATGTGGCTTTTGTTGATTACTATTATCGCTCTACTCTGTTTTATCCACTAAAAACCAAGTATCGGTTTGCTTATGTTTTATTAGGTTTTATGAACCCAATTCTCTCGTAAGATTATGCtcatgttgaaaaaaaaaacataaacatatTGTAGAAGCTGGTTTAGCAATGTTATCTAATGCCCACGTTCCTGCTTCTTATTAGTTAGATGATTTTAGCTTTGTGGTTTACATATTGTTGAACCTTTACATATTTGCTTTTTTCGTgttattttatgtgtttatggtATATTCTAAAGCTATAGAATACTCAGAATATTGGTTTTGATATGTATTAATGTAGGAATATGTTTCGAGTTTGTTCCAAACTCCGGCATTCGTAAACCAACTTGAATCCTATCTTGCGGCAAGGGGAAAGCAAGCCACAACCGATGATGACTATGACGATGCCGACCTTTTTGACAAGGATGATGAGGACGACGATGAGTAATTAGTATTATCTACTTGTAGTTTTCGAATgttatttttcggatattttagGATGTTATTGTAAGGATACGTTTTATGCGATTTTAGTATGTATAGTATTATGTTTGTTTAGTTTGTTTGTGTTGCGTAAAACTAGAAAATTGACAGGTTTGTTTATAACTGGAAATACTGCAAATGctgcaaaattaaaaaaaaaatggacttttagcggcgacatgtgTCGCCGCTATTAACTCTACTCATTAGCGAAGACACGTGTCGCCGCTATTACCTTTAGCGGCGCAGTCACCGCTATTGATCTACTTTCTTGTAGTGTAAGGAGAGAGGTTATGTAtttgttttttaataaataaGTTTTATTGGCTTGTATGACACCGTTCTCCACCCTCATGAATCATAAAAATCGTAAATATCTACACAAGGCTCACGACTGATTTTCTCTCTCACTCTCACTATTCACCAAACTTCTAATGGCATGTGATTGTTGATACATTCACATTTATTTAGTGGACATATCAGATTGTGCTATACATCAATATAATATTATGATACATTCACATTTATTTAGTGAACATATCAGATTTTCTTCACAACATACTCATTAAATTaatcttttaattattttaaaacgATATCTTTATATTTTCTCGCAATTAATTACAAATAATTACTAAAAGTGACACTGTGATGCACGGATGCATAAAGTATACATCAATAACTTTAGGTATAcataactattattatatatctaacaataactaaataatatatttaCATATTATATAAAATCGTAAACAAAAACTAATACAGAATAAAAGTTGTTTTGGGgacaaatatatattataataattcAAGTTAAATCTTTTGATTCAACCATTTATTTAATGAGAAACAAAGTTTATTCATTCTTTAAGGATTTGATTTATATAGTTTTGTGTACATTTTCTTTAAGACATAATCTATTAATGAGAAACAAAGTTTATTCATTTTTAAGGATTTGATTTATATAGTtttgtgtaaattttctttaagacataatctaatctaacttataataaaggATTCCAATTAATATCATGTGACATTCTCTTctttaatttttaaaaattaatgattATTAATTATTGATGTATATCTACTATTTTATTATAATCGTATGAGCAGGGGCGCAGCTTTGCAGGGGCCAAGGGGCGCCCGACCCCTCGAACTTTTTGCTCAGTAGTGTctggtatgtagttttcgtatagaattttttaggtataaacgtttttgaccccctggttttataaaattattaggtatatacgttttcgaccccccggtcgaaaatctcaagcttcgccactgcgtATGAGGTTTTTGCAATCAGTATGCTTTTTTGTATTTCTGTTATCTTTTTTGTATTTCCATTATCTTATTAATATATTAACTTATTTATAAATAGGGTTAAATTATAACCTTCTACctttaactttttgatttattatattagttagactaggttagaaccccgtgtattacacgggttgaataaatgtaattttatatattaaataataaaaaatgagaTCTTTATGAACcacgtatattgtacgggttaaataaatgtaattttatatatcaaataataaaaaagttatatatttaaaaaccatgtgtattacacaaattaaataaatgcaattttgtatactaaatactaaaaacgtcgtatcttcaaaaaaacccgtgtataatcgggttgaataaatctacccaaataataaaaaaataatagatctaaaaagagttatatctttatatTAGATACTAAAAAtatcgtatctttaaaaaaactcatATATAGTCGGGTTAAAACTCATATTATACGTgttaaataaatctaattttacatagcaaatgataaaaagttatatttttaaaaacttcgtgtattacacgggttatataattGTAACtttgtatattaaataataaaaaaatatttttaaaaaccttccgttttacacgagttgaataaatataattttgtataccaaataataaaaaaaagttatatttttaataaatttggataacattgaatattaatttattatttaaatatttaatatacaataagtaggaaagagaggtatttgttttaaaaatatattaaattaataatttagatttgaggataatattttattaaagtatgataagatttaatattaatttattatttatttaattaatataagataagtatagatttgagaATACCTTTAATGGATGACACGTGtacaaaagttggtttcttttattatagtagatagatttaataatttaaattaaataataattatctacaattaagtaATATtagatggtctagaataatgacaagtgaccttttattggtttcttttattatatagtatagatatagatttatcACTTTATAGTATATTGTTTCTTATGTATATAATAAACCACATTAtcataatttaaaaaatatatatttaaaaaataatattatagtTTAATAGTTAGATGAGAAATTTTTGAATTAATGGtgaaagctttttttttttttttggagtaTTAGCTTGTAAATGccgaactttttttttttactttgacTTATTTTTACATATTTTGTCTTTAATCATTATTAGTTATAGTAAGCGACCTTTGCAAGGTTTATCACAATTTCATTTTTTTCAACTAACTGACGTTAACATTTTTAGTTAACTTTTTGTAAAATGATTATTTTTCCCATGATATTTAAATacataataattatctacaattaagtaAGAGTAGATATTCTAAAATAATAACCTagtaattaataaaaataaataataagataatttaTGGAACTTTATCTGTAATTTTTaaatgtttgaaatatatattaaatttaataatttaaattaaataataattatatacaaTTAAGTAATATTAGATGGTCTAGAATCATGACAAGTGTccttttattggtttcttttattatatagtatatagtatagatatagattagaTTAGAAGTTAGATTAATATATTCATATACTACTTGTATTTATTAGTTagatttattaatattaatatattaatattatgtCTGCTATTTATTAATCATATTATCCTTGATAACAATTTCAAAATAGTTAATTGTTTTTTTATGcatatcatcattagtagttaatTGATTAAACATATGAAATACTcctttttattaaattaaaataataacatAACTGATAAATAAGAAGAATAAATATTTAACAAATTGTTAAATAGGATAATAAAGTTACAAACGTTAATATTAGATATGCTTAAACTGTTAATATGAGAAATATTATACATATGTCAAAACTAATTTGCATATGTTTATCCCATCCCAAAAAATCGATGTCCATCTATTATTTAATCAATAAAGCCGTTTTCAGATCATGTGGTTATTGTTAATAATAATCTTGACGAAAGAGTGGGGGTTTATGTACTTTTTTTAGAATAAGGATGAgctttaagtttttttttttttttgaacggccaacgaatcctctaaatgggctactggcgaaattcaccacatcgggatacactcgccttccgaaccggggaaaaccctcacctagggccgaagcccgtgaacactcgcccgaaggcacgacagtgcggtgaggtaaaacccgctcagttcaaggatcgaactagcgatcgccgcctactcgcctagtctctcatcatcactaggtgccgcagaaactaaatgctaggggtaggaattgaacttgggtcacttggaacacaaggtctctccctaaccactccaccactagctcatTGGCGATGAACTTTTAAGTTTTGTTAATGACTTTAATTTAGTTTAAATTCACTCGAATTCAGCGTCGGTGCAACTCTTAGAAAGGGTAAATAGCTAATGCTTAAAACTAAGAATTAAATTTTGGAACAACATTTTTCTTAAAGAATTTCAAAGCCTCTCAGCATATTATCAATAAGTAATTGAGTACGAGGCCACATCTTCTTCTGAAGCATATACAAAATTCAATTAATCTGTTATAAGTTATAAATTATCGCCTTTTGTTATAAGTTATAATACTTAAATACGAGAAATAAGTTTGATAAAAAATGTTCATCAGCCGCACCCCACATCGAAAATaccatatgtgtatatatatatatataagatttaTGTAAATATGTACCTTATATAATAACTACTTATTTTTTGTTAAATGCCAACCAAACTATctaaaaaatacatatatattattGTGTACATTATTCATTTATATAATTTTTGTATATGTTATTAACTTATATAATTTCTATTGTtaaactcgtgtaatacatgtgTCTATAAGATAGTGAATTAATATTTGATCGAATATATACAATAGGTTGTATTATTGAGTTCATCAAGTTGTATTAATTATGTATATTagtttattaaagtagtataaCATATTTTGTTACTTATATAGTAAGATACATACAACACAAAAatgataaatatataattaatacatATGTAGTAAACAGATGGTAAGTCatgatattatattatattatatttttattgcGTAAATAGAATAAATATGGAAAATTATTAGGTGAAATCAATTTGTATTTATTCATTATGTACATTCTCGTattcatataataataataataataataagttattGTTTAAGTTTGAAAAAGGAGAGCGTTACTATAACATTGATGTTCGTAAAATGTAACCGTTTTATTTGTCACACTTAAAATAAAAGATACTAATAGATTATGTGATTCTCACATTTTCGTTATATTCGGTTCTGAATGAAGAATCCCCCTCTATTAGAATAATACATCATATTTTGCtatatatatgaaaatataaCAAATATGTATAATAACTAGTAGAAAGGAATatgcacatttaaaaaaaatataattatataaaaaactaGCTAGTCATTGGAAAAAAATCGTAATTTAACGGTAACATATATAGATGGATTATATACAAAAAATGTGCATTATCTGTgtgaaatattatatattttatttgattcacgtaaaatttgtaaataaagatgttattttttgtttttatttgattcaCGTAAAATTTGTAAATAAAgatgttattttttgtttttatttgatcaCGTAAAATTTGTAAATAAAgatgttattttttgttttaaaattaaCAAAGAAGATAtgataaatgataaaaaaaaatgacTCAGAAGAACACTTTATATTTTCATTTAGTATATTATATAAATTTGTTTGTTGgataatattatataaatatatttgttTGGTTCAGTTTTAACCAAGAAACAATTAAAAAAGTGTCGTAgatgtttaatattttttttggctaactagttattattataaaaacaaaTACATGAACCACAAAATAAGCTAtgttttaagaaaaaaaatagtATTATATGCAAAAGTATATTTATACTAACGTAGGTTATTTTTAAAAAGTAAAGATaaattgaattttaataatctAAACTATAATTATTAGATGATAATAATATACACTAACATTATCATCAGTGACACTTCTAACTTATATTTTCGTTACTAATGACAATCACACCCTAATGGAAGATAACTATAAAAGTGGCTTAACTTACATTatggattattaaaatctaatctACCAAAAATAAATGAGTGATTTGAACTAATAATTTGAATATTTGATGGAGATACATGTATATTATTTAATTTGAATTTAAcctatattaaatttaattaacAATTTTCTATTTCTAAAAAATTTTAATGTTACTTAAGTGTGAACATATAATTTTAATACATGAAACATTAATATTGTATTTGATTAATTCAATGACCAAAAAGAAATAAAATGTGATTACATAAATAGGTAGACATTTAATATGTTCATATTACTAAATCTTTTTAATATATCAGCAAAAAGTAATAAAATAATTACTATTATAAAACATACACCTTTAATTAACGTTTTCTAAAACATAATTGccttgttttcaaaaattttaataTTTGCGCCTTTTAAAGGTTATTTTGGTATTTCAAACAAAACACCTTGCTTTCTTACCTTGCCTATATATTCTAGTCCAAATAGTTCACACAATACACACTAAATTAGCTCATCACTTTACAGTTCATACCCAAATCAAGTTCATAACTCCAATGGCTGATATCTTTGTATCACCAGACCAACCTGCACTTTTTCCGATGACGATTTCATTGCCTTCGATCACCCGAGAAGATTACTGTCTCTTTTACAAAAAAGACCGAACTTTGTTCACCATTTTGCTTGTAATTCTCCACCGTGAGGTTGTCCAGTCAATACACgtgatggggtttctgttgtgGCTTGAAAGAGAAGGGTACACCTCAAAGAATCTGGTTGAAACCATCGTGAACTCGTTGACACCCGATTTAATCGATCGGGTTGCAAACGAGGTCGTGACATGCCTCAAGTTCTTGGAAACAAAATCTAAGAACTTGGTGCTTGAAGGAAGCAGTAGAAGCTATGACATATCGCTGCTTCAGTGTTTTCTTGATCGGAAATGTATACGTTTGGAGGATCTTTATCGCGATCGCCATTTGATTATCGATGAGGTGTCACGCATCGCGAATGAGGTTTCCAATAGGGCGTTTGATGACATTTTGGAACGGTTCATTAGGTGTGGTGAGCCTTTGGTGGTTCATACTCCACAAGAGGTTAAcattggtggtggtgttggtggttttCGATATGTTGGCCCGGTTGTCCCGTTCCCGTCATATGATATCAACAAGTATGCTGGATTTCATCATCAGCAGCAGACACAGATGGCTGCTAATGAAGAAGATGCACATCATCACGCTCTAATCACTCTGGAAATGTACCTAAGAAAACAAAGAAACTTGGTTTTGAATCGGTTGTGTGCTCGCGCTCATTCTCCATCGGTTGTACGTGATTCCAAAGAAGAGATACCACAGGAAAACCGGACCATCTTCTTGACGTTTTCGAAAGGGTACCCGATTTCGGAACAAGAAGTTAGAGACTACTTTACTAGGTATACATCtaggtttttttttaaacttgtTGTAAATCTAGGTGATACGTTACCTCTATAAGCGAACTCGACAAGTTTGTTTGGGTACTTGAGAGAAGCGAATTTCATAGAGTTTTTCATTATTTCACCAAACTCTATGTAGTTCGCTTACCAGCCTAGTGAATATTTTTCCAAACTCGCTTATAGAAGTAGCGAATTGATTAGAAGTAAAAAAGTTCTTAAAAACACCTAAAATAAAATTATAGTTCTCTTTTCTAAACCAAccattaattaaaaaaaagagtaaactgccattttggtccctgaggtttatgacttttgtcactttagtccaaaactcaaaccttttgcatctgggtccctatggtttcagttttattgtcattttggttcaaaaatgaaatcagttcatatttgtcttataaaatcatgcaattttgtcatttttctcaggggcaaaagaggtcatatttgttttataaaatatggtatttatttataaaaaagaaatgatcattttgcccctgcggaaaaggacaaaatagcaggattttataagacaaatatgacctgatttatttttggaccaaaatggcaataaaactgaaaccacagggacccggatgcaaaaagtttgagttttggactacagtggcaaaagtgaccaaaccacagggaccaaaatggcagtttactctaaaaaaagGTTCCACGTCTCTTATCAATATTTAATTATAATTTATAATGAATGTGTAATTTAATTATAGGTTTATGTTTGTCTATAACTTGATATTTCGGATGATATGATCAGAATGTTTGGGGATTTCATAGAGACCATCTTCATGCAACCGGTTGAAGCAGACAACCAACCGCTTTTTGCCCGGATTGTGGCTCGATCTCCATCCATGGTTAGTGCGGTGGTTGATCGAGATGGTTCGGATGGCAAATCAAAATACTATATCAACGGGAAGCACGTTTGGGCTAGGAAATATGTGAAGAGAACACCATCGAAGGATGCTAATGAAGGCGTAGAATCTCCGCAACCTTAGATCATGGTCGATCGAATGTATTATTCATCTTTAGTTTGGATGGATCAAGTGGTTCATGTCTAACTTCATTAGAAGTATACTTTGTTGTATAATTCATATATAATGGAGTGGATCTTATTATTTAtaccttcatatatatatatcgttTTAAATTATTATCAACGCCACATAATAAAAAATGAGGTGTATATACAAAATTTGGATAAATATATATAGGATGGTTTCACGTTTTATTTGGCTTTTACTCATAAACCGAATATGGAATGGGCGTGTGAATACATTGTTTTGTATTATCTTTTTTTCTTGTTAAAAACTAAAAACGAATCTGGACTAGTAAAGATTACAAATTAATTCACATCAATGTCTTTGTGTACCCTTTAATTTGATATAATATAATTATCATATTTTATAAATATCATGTTAATTTCTAGTCAtatattttaccaaaaaaaaGTTTTAATTAAAAGATCACAAGTTTCAAACAATTAAGCAACCAACTTTTAGAAGTGAAATGAGTGAATCTCGGTTAAGACCACTTTATTAGTTCATCATTGTTTATAATACTTGTtagattttttatataaaaaaactaggttagttccccgtgtgttacacgggttgaacaatttaaactatatagtatagacatttcttgtaaatgcaaaacaaagacagagacatttacataccatattgacataaatgagttaatataaatgtaacccaTCAACTCGTACATATTAATTAATATCGTATAGTTCGATAAGACGGCTCTAATGTCGGTTGAATGAGGTCATCAGAGTCTATATGATACCCTTTGTAGgacttcttattttttgaatctttgtatttgattctaaacctattattaatattattgataataattttagttatatatatcaataatatattttatgtatatatcaataatatatttagtctaacatattaatattattatgaatttcgaaacttgtttagctaggatttaagaTTCTATTGAGGTTTTAGCTTAACAATaggttattgaattaataataagaatttgtattagattagattaaatattattattatttgtattagattagattaaatattattattattaataattttaatcaattaaatgagagaatgacaataGTCCCTAAacaagtttcttttattatatagtatagatatgtgTAATATTACTCTTCAACTCAGGGCCGGCCAAGCCCAAGTCAAATGAGGCTTGGGCATTGGGCCACCAAAACGTACTATAGGGTCTCCACCATTTGATGAAACCACAATCCATTTATAAAAGCTTTAGGGTGTGGGTTATCAACAGATTGTTGGTGAGACCCGGGTTCGTATCCCTGGTTCaccatttttttttcttgtttttaaattttaacacatTCTTTCAAATAATTACAATTGGGCCCTTCAAGTTTACTTTCAATTATATACGTTTTTTTGAAAAAAGGCCACAAGCTTTTACTTCGCtttaggccaccaaaatggttaAGCCGGCCCTGCTTCAACTTAAACATTAAAATTAAGGTTGCTATTATATTATTTaatgtattttatatatttaagttGAACATTTATTTGTAAGTAAATAGAACAACGTAAATATGGCAAATCTGATGATATATTTTTtaacggctaatttctttaatctCATGTCGTCTAtaggacttgaacccaagacttTCCCCTTCTCAACCTAGATGTGTTTAAAGGTGTTGTCTTTCCCAATAGACCACCACCCTATTGGTAAATCTGATGATATATGATGAATgtgaaataagaaaaaaaaaatcctttCTTTTGAcgaatatatatattaaaaaaataggtATTTTATAAAGAATCGATGACATTTGAAGTCTTTATTGTTGGGGTTATAAAATTTGGGTTTTTGCTATGTCAAATAGCAAGGGGTTAAAATTCCACAAAATTCAATTTGCAATAAAATTATGTTGAAGTGTTGAAAAAAATAGATGTAAGTAGATTT encodes the following:
- the LOC110913034 gene encoding uncharacterized protein LOC110913034 translates to MYMWRTISFDRMGWEKLLTPYRDAIMNHLKENFNFDEVEQDLDAHNMQGGIRHVLMKRYSGRKNDAKKEFLTNGGFDDVERARAYHPKDMPYENWLKTVDHFLDPINIARCEANTIVRQRQQFPNHGGATSYSSTAYKHGLKRLDTYRKTHTDKDGNFVDPVAEQNYVSIHLRKIQLNLECEIMCGESGGSQPPNEAVVFQIVFGDRRGWFRGLGHKPSNMPSNPFGAQPQTPQPLSEEYVSSLFQTPAFVNQLESYLAARGKQATTDDDYDDADLFDKDDEDDDE
- the LOC110914659 gene encoding uncharacterized protein LOC110914659, whose product is MADIFVSPDQPALFPMTISLPSITREDYCLFYKKDRTLFTILLVILHREVVQSIHVMGFLLWLEREGYTSKNLVETIVNSLTPDLIDRVANEVVTCLKFLETKSKNLVLEGSSRSYDISLLQCFLDRKCIRLEDLYRDRHLIIDEVSRIANEVSNRAFDDILERFIRCGEPLVVHTPQEVNIGGGVGGFRYVGPVVPFPSYDINKYAGFHHQQQTQMAANEEDAHHHALITLEMYLRKQRNLVLNRLCARAHSPSVVRDSKEEIPQENRTIFLTFSKGYPISEQEVRDYFTRMFGDFIETIFMQPVEADNQPLFARIVARSPSMVSAVVDRDGSDGKSKYYINGKHVWARKYVKRTPSKDANEGVESPQP